A single region of the Candidatus Methylacidiphilales bacterium genome encodes:
- a CDS encoding DUF1232 domain-containing protein, whose protein sequence is MPEIANFVRRGAAKISPVTLKRLLHELPLLKLEFTQIHAPKFPHLVDQLTFLADVVEDFAENEADEMPYYAVAEAIFALFYGHKRTDLIPDFLPSLGHADDSSVVRSVLIMHEHYFQAYAEKHHMDWSKITSSP, encoded by the coding sequence ATGCCTGAAATTGCCAACTTTGTCCGCCGGGGAGCCGCCAAGATCAGCCCCGTGACCTTAAAACGCCTTTTGCATGAACTGCCGCTGCTCAAGCTCGAATTCACCCAGATTCATGCGCCCAAATTTCCCCACCTCGTGGACCAACTCACATTTTTAGCGGATGTGGTTGAGGATTTTGCGGAAAATGAAGCGGATGAAATGCCCTATTACGCCGTCGCGGAAGCCATCTTCGCTCTTTTTTACGGGCATAAACGGACAGACCTGATCCCGGATTTCCTGCCTTCCCTCGGTCATGCGGACGATTCCAGCGTCGTGCGTTCCGTGCTCATCATGCACGAACATTATTTTCAGGCCTACGCCGAAAAACATCACATGGACTGGTCCAAGATCACCAGCAGTCCCTGA